A region of Vitis vinifera cultivar Pinot Noir 40024 chromosome 13, ASM3070453v1 DNA encodes the following proteins:
- the LOC100249903 gene encoding carotenoid 9,10(9',10')-cleavage dioxygenase 1, with the protein MPEKMAEKEEQGGTGVVVVDPKPSKGFTSKAVDWLEKLIVKLMYDSSQPLHYLSGNFAPVRDETPPCKNLPVIGYLPECLNGEFVRVGPNPKFSPVAGYHWFDGDGMIHGLRIKDGKATYVSRYVRTSRLKQEEYFGGAKFTRFGDLKGLFGLLMVNMQMLRAKLKILDVSYGTGTGNTALVYHHGKLLALSEVDKPYVLKVLEDGDLQTLGLLDYDKRLTHSFTAHPKVDPFTGEMFTFGYSHTPPYITYRVISKDGFMHEPVPITISDPIMMHDFAITENYAIFMDLPLYFRPKEMVKEKKLIFTFDATKKARFGVLPRYAKNELHIKWFELPNCFIFHNANAWEEEDEVVLITCRLENPDLDLVGRNVKEKLENFANELYEMRFNMKTGIASQRKLSASSVDFPRVNESYTGRKQRYVYGTILDSIAILDSIAKVAGIIKFDLHAEPDTGKSKLEVGGNVQGIFDLGVGRFGSEAVFVPREPGITSEEDDGYLIFFVHDEKTGKSYVNVINAKTMSPDPVAIVELPNRVPYGFHAFFVTEEQLKEQAKL; encoded by the exons ATGCCGGAGAAGATGGCGGAGAAGGAGGAGCAAGGCGGCACAGGAGTAGTGGTGGTGGATCCGAAGCCGAGTAAGGGGTTCACTTCGAAGGCGGTGGATTGGCTGGAGAAGCTGATAGTGAAGTTGATGTACGATTCTTCACAGCCTCTCCACTACTTGTCTGGAAACTTCGCTCCGGTTCGCGACGAGACTCCGCCGTGCAAGAACCTTCCGGTCATTGGGTATCTTCCG GAGTGCCTGAATGGAGAGTTTGTCAGGGTTGGCCCCAACCCTAAGTTTTCCCCTGTGGCTGGATATCATTG GTTTGATGGAGATGG CATGATTCATGGTTTGCGCATCAAAGATGGAAAAGCTACATATGTCTCACGTTATGTTAGAACATCACGTCTTAAACAAGAAGAGTATTTTGGAGGAGCAAAATTCACGAGG TTTGGTGATCTTAAGGGCCTGTTTGGATTGCTTATGGTTAACATGCAAATGCTGAGagcaaaattgaaaatattggaTGTTTCATATGGAACTGGGACAG GTAATACAGCTCTAGTGTATCACCATGGTAAGCTTTTGGCACTTTCGGAGGTTGATAAACCTT ATGTCCTAAAAGTTTTGGAAGATGGAGATCTGCAAACCCTGGGGTTGCTGGATTATGATAAGAGATTGACCCATTCCTTCACTGCTCATCCAAAGGTCGACCCCTTCACTG GTGAAATGTTTACCTTTGGCTATTCACATACACCTCCTTATATTACATACAGAGTTATCTCGAAGGATGGTTTCATGCATGAGCCAGTGCCGATAACAATTTCAGATCCTATCATGATGCATGATTTTGCCATTACTGAGAATTATGCAATTTTCATGGATCTTCCTTTGTACTTCAGACCAAAG GAAATggtgaaagaaaaaaagctaATATTCACATTTGATGCAACTAAAAAGGCTCGTTTTGGTGTACTTCCTCGATATGCAAAGAATGAGCTCCACATTAAATGGTTTGAGCTTCCAAATTGCTTCATATTCCATAATG CCAATGCTTGGGAGGAGGAGGACGAAGTTGTTTTAATCACCTGCCGCCTTGAAAATCCAGATTTAGACCTGGTTGGCAGGAATGTTAAAGAAAAGCTTGAAAATTTTGCAAATGAGCT GTATGAGATGAGATTCAACATGAAAACGGGTATTGCGTCACAGAGAAAACTATCAGCATCTTCTGTGGATTTTCCAAGGGTGAATGAGAGCTACACTGGCAG GAAACAACGATATGTATATGGAACCATACTGGACAGCATAGCCATACTGGACAGCATAGCCAAGGTGGCGGGCATTATCAAGTTTGATCTGCATGCTGAACCCGACACCGGAAAATCAAAGCTTGAAGTTGGAGGGAACGTTCAAGGCATTTTTGACTTGGGGGTCGGTAGATTTGGTTCAGAAGCTGTCTTTGTCCCTCGTGAGCCCGGTATCACCTCTGAAGAAGATGATGGCTACTTGATATTCTTCGTCCATGACGAGAAAACCGG AAAATCATACGTGAATGTAATCAATGCAAAAACGATGTCGCCCGATCCTGTTGCCATTGTTGAACTACCCAATAGAGTTCCATACGGTTTTCATGCCTTCTTTGTCACAGAG GAGCAACTCAAAGaacaagcaaaactttga